In Candidatus Hydrogenedentota bacterium, the DNA window GCCCACCTGAAGCAGGTACGCGTTGTCGAGCCCGCTCATCTCGTCGATTTCCGCCTGCGTGATGTCCTCGGGTTCGCCTTTCGGATCCAACACAACGGTGTGTTGCGTGGCCGCGCAGCCCGCCAGCATTACCATTGCCAGCAGCGCCGGCGCGAAGGCGGCCCAATTCACTCGGCCTGTTCCTTCTGCGTTCATACCCATGTGCCTCCTCATCGCCACGCCCGGGGTGCAGCCGGGCGGTTGGCCGTTCCTCACTTCCACAAAGTACCAGGGTTCGGGTTTAGGAAAACGGGCGTGAATTCGCCCGCGCCCTGCTTCCGTCTCCCCTATCTCGCACTCTTCTTCCTTCCTAACTTCCTAACTTCCTAACCGCCTAACTACGTCGCGTCCCAATTCCATCATGTCGACTACTCCGCCACGCTCGCTCCAGTCTGCTGAAGCCAAATCGGCCGGAGGTCCTTCTCTTGCGGCGCCGCAATCTCGCCCGGCTTCGCCGCGCCCGGCGGCAACGCCTGCCGTTCGCGCTCGCGTTTGGACGCGCCGAGCTGCGGCCGATCGATTTTCATGCTCGGCGCGAACGTCTGCGCCGGCTCGATCTTCCGGCGCTGGCGCGTTCCCGGAGTAATGCGGAACTGCCCCGTGCGGCTCTTGAGCACGCTGGTATAAATCTCCGCGGGCAGGCGCTGCGCCTCCTTGAATATCTCCGCGACCAGCGGCGCGGCGTGTTCCACCGCCTCGCGCTCGATGCCGGTCACCTGCGTGCGCACTTGCTCGAATTCATAGAACAACTGGTCGCGCGCAAACTCCGCAGGAACCTCGACCATGTTGTCGTATTCCACGCTCATGTTCAGCGTGCGCAAAATTATGCGGTAGCGTTCCCCCGGGTTCTGCAGATAGTTCGGCGCGGACGACTTCAACACTTCCGCGCGGACTTCGATCATGTATTCCGGCGCCGGGTTCGCGCGCGGCGACGAACCGGGCGCCGATTCAACCTGATCGATCAACCGATCGCCCGAAAAGCGGCTGCGCTCAAACACGCCGACGCGGCACACGCCAAGCTCCTCTTCAATGAGGAGCCGGTTGTTTTCGTCCAACGCCTCGCCGTGGTAGCGCTTCTCCTGCGCGAACGCCGAAGTCGCCGCCAAGCCGATGACCATGCCGAAAATCCAAAACCCAACCACAAACCGTGGCGTACCGCCGCGGGCCGCCCAAACGGGGTTCGGGTCCTTTGCGTCGTTTCGCAGACTCATCCGCTCCTCACGTCGTCGCATTCGCGTTTTCCTCGAACAACCCTGTCAATCCGCGCAACTGCGAGTGCTTCGTAATGACCGTGTCCGTGTGCGCGCGCCCGTCGTCGAGCACAACGTCGGACAGCACCACGCACCGCTGAAGGCGCGCTGGCTTGCGGACGATTACGCGATCGCCGAGCACCGTGTCCGTCAATTCCGTCCCGCGCGCGAGGTCGCACCCCTCGCCCGTCAGCGACATCTTGTTCAGCTTGCGCAACTGGTGCATACAGCAGTCGATCAGGTCGCGCGTGTACGTGATGTTCACGTCCCAATCCACCACCGGCGCGATGCGCACGGGGAATTCGTAGTCGATCAGTATCTGAATCGAGTCCGTCAACTCGTATTCGTCGCGCATCGCCGTGCGCGGCGTGCGGCGTATCGCGTCGAAGACCGGCATATCGAACAAGTACAGCCCGCATCCCTTCAGCATGTTCGGCACGTGACGCGGCTTCTCGATCACGCGGCGCACCGTCCCATCGTCGCGCAACAACACGGCAAAGTTCCGCTTCACCGCTTCGGCATCGGTCTCTTCCTTCACGGCGATGACCGCCGCGGCGCGGTTGCGCTCCATTTCGTCCATCATCGACCCAAGGTTCGGTATCTCGAAGAAAATGTCGCCCAACATCAGCAGGAACGGCCGCGTAATGTGGCGTTCCAACTGGCCCACCGCGTGCGCAATGCCCAGCCGCTGCTGCTGCTCGACGTACCGAATGCGCACGCCAAAACGGCTGCCGTCTCCGAGCGTCTGGGTAATGCGATGGCCAAGATGGCCAATCACGATGAATACCTCGTCGATGCCCACCGCCTTCATCGACTCGAGTTGGTACGCGAGCAGCGGCTTGTTGCAGATCGGCACGATCGGTTTCGGCATCTCCTCGCCAAAGGGACCCATCCGCGAACCGTGGCCCGCGGCGAGAATCACGCCCTGGTATTTCGTTGCGCTCACGTCGTCCTTCAGTGCCGTACCGGCACGTCCTCGTAACCGCCGGAAAGAATCCAATCGATTGTCCGGCGCAAACCGTCCTCCAAACTCACCGTCGGCTCCCAGCCGAGGAGCTCTTTCGCCTTCGAGCTGTCGGCCTCGACGCGCTGGATTTCGCTGCGCTTCGGTCGCATACGCTCCGGATCGGGCTCGATCTCCAAGTCCGTTTTCATCAGTTTCGCGATGATCTGTGCAAGTTCGCCGATGGTCACCGCGCGCGTCGACCCAAAGTTTACGACTTCGCCTATGACGCTGTCTTCCTCTGCCATGCGGATAAATGCCGTGACAATGTCGTCCACATACGTGAAATTGCGTGTCGGCGTGAGGTCGCCCAGCCGCAATTCCTTCCCGCGCGAAAGCTGTAGAATAATGGTGGGTATTACCAGAAACTGTCCGATACGCGGGCCGTACGCGTTGAAAATGCGGCACGTCGCGACGGGCAAATCGTACGAGAGATAAAAACTCTCCGCTGTGTGGTCCGCCGCGAGTTTCGACGCCGTGTACGGATTGTGCGCGGCAACCGGGTGCGTCTCCGTGATGGGGCTGCCGTCCTTCGCCGCGCCGTATACGCCGGCGGACGACGTATGCACCACCCGCCGTACATGTTCATGCCGGGCGGCATTGCACACGTTCAACGTGCCCATTACGTTCGTGATGATCGTCTCTTCGGGGTTCGCGTACGAATACGCCACGCTGGTGATCGCCGCGTGATGAAATACCGTGTCGATCCCGCCAGTCGCCTCGCGCACGAACGCGCCGTCGCGAATGTTGCCGCCGCAAATCTCGAGGTTCTTGCTCAACGGCCCCTGCACACCCGCGAGGTATCCCACGCTGCCGCGCATGTTACCGTGGACCATGCCACGTACCTCGGCTCCCATCGAGAGCAAACGTTCGCACAGGTGGCTTCCGATAAAGCCACCCGCCCCGGTCACCAATACTTTGCGCCCCTTCCAGTCCATGCGTCAACATGCCCCCGCGCCCAACGGTTTGCGCCAGACGCCCATGATGTGCGTGCTGCACGCGCGCAAAATCGGAACATGCGTCTGCGCGCGTTCGATCGCGCGCACGCATAACGCCAGCGGCGTATTGAAAATGAAGAACGCCCACATGCCCGCGAGCATCTCCACGCGCTCGCGCGCAAAGCCCGCCTCGCGCATCAAACGGTCCAACGTCCACGGCGTATTCGCGCGGTAGTACGTACGGAACGTATCCTCGGGATGCCCGCCAAACAGCCATTCCTTCAGCCTCTGTTTGGTCCCGTGCGGAATCGCGGTGGAAACAAACGCAAATAGGCTCAAGCGGTTCGGCGTCAGCACGGCAAGTACG includes these proteins:
- a CDS encoding NTP transferase domain-containing protein, with translation MSATKYQGVILAAGHGSRMGPFGEEMPKPIVPICNKPLLAYQLESMKAVGIDEVFIVIGHLGHRITQTLGDGSRFGVRIRYVEQQQRLGIAHAVGQLERHITRPFLLMLGDIFFEIPNLGSMMDEMERNRAAAVIAVKEETDAEAVKRNFAVLLRDDGTVRRVIEKPRHVPNMLKGCGLYLFDMPVFDAIRRTPRTAMRDEYELTDSIQILIDYEFPVRIAPVVDWDVNITYTRDLIDCCMHQLRKLNKMSLTGEGCDLARGTELTDTVLGDRVIVRKPARLQRCVVLSDVVLDDGRAHTDTVITKHSQLRGLTGLFEENANATT
- a CDS encoding GDP-mannose 4,6-dehydratase, which translates into the protein MDWKGRKVLVTGAGGFIGSHLCERLLSMGAEVRGMVHGNMRGSVGYLAGVQGPLSKNLEICGGNIRDGAFVREATGGIDTVFHHAAITSVAYSYANPEETIITNVMGTLNVCNAARHEHVRRVVHTSSAGVYGAAKDGSPITETHPVAAHNPYTASKLAADHTAESFYLSYDLPVATCRIFNAYGPRIGQFLVIPTIILQLSRGKELRLGDLTPTRNFTYVDDIVTAFIRMAEEDSVIGEVVNFGSTRAVTIGELAQIIAKLMKTDLEIEPDPERMRPKRSEIQRVEADSSKAKELLGWEPTVSLEDGLRRTIDWILSGGYEDVPVRH